In Clupea harengus chromosome 1, Ch_v2.0.2, whole genome shotgun sequence, one DNA window encodes the following:
- the mrpl58 gene encoding peptidyl-tRNA hydrolase ICT1, mitochondrial, translated as MIMFPVRQLGHRALVLNRAYPFQCFPYGNSRSDNYSEQDDQSGPVGIPVDRLKIRYSRSSGPGGQHVNKVNSKAEVRFHVQTADWIPAEVRSELLLRYKTRMNKAGELVVTSEVSRSQHRNLDECLQKIRHMISEASYTPPEPSEEDLALRAQRLEKRNQERLKRKKLLSTLKQSRRVDFD; from the exons ATGATCATGTTTCCTGTACGGCAGCTTGGGCACAGAGCTCTTGTTTTAAACAGAGCATATCCTTTCCAGTGTTTTCCGTATGGAAACAGCAGATCTGACAATTACAGTGAACAG GATGACCAAAGTGGACCCGTGGGTATTCCAGTTG ATCGCCTGAAAATCCGCTACAGTCGCAGCAGTGGACCCGGTGgccaacatgtaaacaaag tgaactCCAAAGCAGAGGTTCGTTTCCATGTGCAGACAGCTGACTGGATCCCAGCAGAGGTGCGCTCTGAGCTGCTGctaagg TATAAGACCCGTATGAACAAGGCGGGGGAGCTGGTGGTCACCTCGGAGGTGAGTCGCAGTCAGCACCGGAACCTGGACGAATGTCTTCAGAAGATCCGCCACATGATCTCGGAGGCCAGCTACACACCTCCAGAGCCCTCAGAAGAGGACCTCGCTCTCAGGGCCCAACG GTTGGAGAAGAGAAATCAGGAGCGCCTGAAACGGAAGAAACTTCTCTCTACGCTGAAGCAGTCACGGCGTGTGGATTTTGACTAA